The Bubalus bubalis isolate 160015118507 breed Murrah chromosome 16, NDDB_SH_1, whole genome shotgun sequence genome window below encodes:
- the LIPT2 gene encoding putative lipoyltransferase 2, mitochondrial → MLQPAVRLVWLSQVPYAELLALQQRWLLRLQAEPGPEAGALLLCEPAGPVYTTGLRGGLTSEETARLRALGAEVRPLGRGGLATFHGPGQLLCHPVLDLRPLGLRLRAHVAALEACAVRLCELLGLPGARARPPPYTGVWLGERKICAIGVRCGRHVTSHGLALNCSTDLTWFEHIVPCGLVGTGVTSLSEELQRHVTVDEVIPRFLDAFKETYKCTLTSEDSPS, encoded by the exons ATGCTGCAACCGGCGGTACGCCTGGTGTGGCTGAGTCAGGTTCCCTACGCCGAGCTGCTGGCGTTGCAGCAGCGCTGGCTGCTGCGGCTGCAGGCCGAGCCAGGGCCCGAGGCGGGTGCGCTCCTGCTTTGCGAGCCCGCGGGGCCCGTGTATACTACCGGGTTGCGCGGCGGCCTGACGTCCGAGGAGACGGCACGACTGCGGGCCTTGGGTGCCGAGGTGCGCCCCCTTGGCCGGGGCGGCCTAGCCACCTTCCACGGCCCGGGCCAGCTGCTGTGCCACCCGGTACTCGACTTACGACCCCTCGGCCTGCGCCTGCGCGCCCACGTGGCCGCGCTGGAGGCGTGCGCCGTGCGCCTGTGCGAGCTCCTGGGCCTACCCGGCGCCCGCGCGCGGCCCCCACCCTACACCGGAGTTTGGCTGGGCGAGCGCAAGATCTGCGCGATCG GTGTCCGCTGTGGAAGGCACGTTACGTCCCACGGCCTGGCGCTGAACTGTTCTACGGACCTCACGTGGTTTGAGCACATTGTGCCCTGTGGGCTGGTTGGGACAGGCGTCACTTCCCTGAGTGAGGAGCTCCAGAGGCATGTCACTGTGGATGAAGTAATACCACGTTTCCTTGATGCCTTTAAAGAGACCTACAAGTGCACGTTGACCTCAGAGGACAGCCCCAGCTGA